From the genome of Blautia hydrogenotrophica DSM 10507:
CGACTGAATCTTGACTCCTCGGAACAGGACGACGGCCAGCAAGACCGCAAATGCCAGCACCAGCAGATCTTTCTTCACCGTCATTCCTCCTCGTCGTCTTCGTCGTCATCCTCGTCATCCTCTGCGTCATACCGTACAGCTCTGCGCTGTTCCAGCCGTTTTGCCCTGCGTTTTCTCATGCGCAAGAACACAACGAGGAGGATGAGGACAATCAGAACTCCCACCACAATGGACACCATCAGAGCAGTCTCCTGATTTTTAATTCTCACAGAGGCCTCCCGGATATCTTCATACTGAAGAATCTCCTGCCTGTCGTACTCACTCAGGGCTGCAATCCGCTTTTGCAGATCTTCCACGGTCTTTTTATCCTCTCTGGAAATATCTTCCAGGGGATAAAGTTTTTCTAGAACCGTATTGTTGATGTCTGCGATTTCTTCCTGAATTTTCAAGATCTCCTCTTTCTTCTTCTGGAGAATCCCACGCTCTTTTTCATAGTCTTCCTGATTTTCCGACTTGTTCAACTTATCCAGAAGTTTGACAACCTCTACGTAATTTTCCGTGGTCACTGTCTCTGGGAGCTTTTTCACAGCTTCTGCGTCTTCCTGGGAAAATTCAATGTCCGCAGACATGTCGATCTCTTTCCCGAACAGGGAGGTGATCGTTCCATTTCCCTTGGTATTCTGCTCCATAGAAGCCGCCAGGTACTCGGAATCGTTGGCAAGCCCTGCCTCTTTCATCTGTTCCGCCAGATCAGCATACTCGTAGACATAGCTTCTCTCTTCCACTGGCACCGCCAGATATGCCTCGTAAGCCGCCTGCAGTGCGGAAGTCTCCGCCGAATCTCCCAGCCCCTGAATGGCTGCCCGCGCCTGTGTGATCTGCTCTTTCACTTCCTGGGAAGGTTCCTCCCGGAAATCATACAGGGTGCGCAGCCCCCCATAGTAACGGCACAGCGCCGTCAGCGCATAGCAGGCCTGTCCACTGGCCAGCAGATTAGAAGCATCCGGGTCTGCCTCCGGGTTCTCTTCATCGTACTCCCTGGAATGCAGAAATCCGCCGTCTTTTTGCTGATAACTCATCAGTGCGTCCAGCACTGTATGTCCATCCTTTATGAAACGCTCATCCTTACCAGGGTCAATCCCCAGAGAACACAGGGCGGTGATTACCTGGGAACAGCTCTCACTGTTCTCAAACCCCATACTGATAAAACCGCCGCTGTCCAGTTGCCGGTCTGAGAGACATTTCAATGCCTCATCCACCGACTGACGCACAGTCTGGGTCACCTTCCGTCCCATCCGCTCATAGGTATAGGTCTGCTCGCTGTTATAATAAGGAGCCAGTGCCTGTATCGCCATGGCAGTCAAGTCCACGTCTGACATGTCTTCTTCCGTGGAAGCGTTCAGGCTGAAGCCTCCGTCTGCCAACTGTTTTTCCAGGATGCTGATGAGAATGGATTCCCGGGTCTCGGCAGCTCCCTCTGGAACCTGGTAGCGCAAGGAGTCCAGCGTCAGCAGTCCGAAAATCCACCCATTGATTCCCTGCTTTCCCGGGGACATTCCTTCCTGCATGTCATAGACGCCGTCCACCACCAGATTGATGGGATTCCCATCCTGATCTGCACCTACCGCCGTGGGATCTCCACCGGCTGCCAGGATGGCCAAAGCCATCCTATGCCATTCCGTCGCCTTCTCTCTGTCCAAACCGCCGGTCTTCTGGTATTCCGAGCTGATCTTCTCTTCCGCCACCGCTCGAAAACCGGAATAGTCGTCAGGATAGCCGCTTCTTCCCATTCCAAAGACCAGCCAGTCTATGCTGCTGTTTCCCACCCCCTGCAGGAACACTGCATCCAGCAGGTTGTCCTCTGCAGACAGATGTTCTTCACTCTTTTCCCACAGCAAAATCCCTTCTATATCTTCTAGAAGTTCTTCCGGCGTGTAGTCTGTGTGACCCTCCGCTTTTATCGGGACCGGCGTCCACAGCCCTGCGATCAGACACAGAACCAGCAAAAACGCACCGATTTTTTTCCATTTGCTCATCACTGTCACCACTCTCTCTCCCAGTTTCCGATCGCCTCGTCTTCGTTGGTACCATTTCCTAGAGCACCTGCTCCGCCGATATCCGCGCCGTAATACAGAGTAAACCGAATCCGAATCTCATTCCCATCCTGGAGAATGCAGTCTGCCATAGAGTAATTGGGGTACACGCCGTCCACGCTGTACATCCAGCCGGAACCTACGCAGAAGTCAAACTCTCCCAGGCTGTTCGTGTACCACCTCATGGGATAGACATCCTCCGCCGACTGCTCATTGATCTCCAGAAGATGTGCCTCCAGGTCTTCTGGAACCACAGGGTTCAAGACGAAATCCCTGCCGTCTTTGTCCATGATATGTGCCAGATAAAAATCGGATTCCACATCTCCCGTGTACTCAGGCGCATAATTGTTGGCATCCAATACCTCCAATAGAACCTCAGAAAGCCTCTGGTCCCTCGTAATCTCCACCTGAGTCGGCGCCACCAGATAACCGATTCCTATAGTGGTGGCCTCCACTGAGAGTGTGATGGTTCCTGTCACTTCCTCCTCTGGAGGCGTGTAAGTGATGGAATAGTTCTGTTTAAAGACATTTCCGTCTCCATCGTCCACTTCCACATAGATGGTATTCGCGCCTTCTCTCAGGTCTGCACTAAAGCTCACTTCTCCGTCGTTTGGCCACAGCACATCACATTCCACGCCATTGCACACGGCGCGAATCTGTGAAGCCGGCAGATCTTCTCCCCGGCAGTTCTGTGCGTACACGGTGAAGCTGAGCGGAGAATTGTTCACGGTTCCATTGTGATAGGATTCCAGCTCTGGACAGCTTACAATGGGTCGGTCCGGGTTGTCCGGGTCGTCGCCCCCGTCCCCGTCAGATTTCTTCTGGAAGGTGATGGTGTACTCCTGGGTATCCCCTCGTTCTTCCCCGTTATGGGGAGTGATGGTGAAGGTGTTCGCCCCGTCTTCCAGAATCACTGCATACTGATTGGGCTCCGTGGGTTCTATCTCTGTCCCGTTCCAGGTGACTGTCACCTCCACCTGGGTGCTGCCCTGGAACCCGTAGGCGTCGAACTCAAAGGCACGGCTCTTCACCGTCTGGTTGTTTCGCTCTGCCAGATTGGTCTCCACCTTAAACTGTTTCTCGATGGGAATCTGATAGGTCAGGGCATAGCTATCATCGGCCTTTCGGCTGCCCTTTTCCGCGTGCAGATGGATGGTATTCTTTCCCTCTGCCAATGTCACGGAATACTGTCCGTCCGGCTCATAGGAAACCTTCTGGGAACCGCTTTTGTTTTCCAGTGTCACCTGAAGCTCCACGTCCTCGCCGGCACATTCTGCTTTTGCCTCGAAATTCAGGACTTTCTCAGTCACTGTGGTGCCTTCCACTTGGACCAGATTGCTCTTGATGATAACGTCTGTCACGTTCACATACAGGGTGTAGGATTTTTGCACATCGAAGCTCTTTCCATCCTTGCCTATATAGGTGACTTTGATTACTACCGTGTTTTCCCCGGTGTCCAGGTTTAGTTTTCCGTCAAACTGCGTAAACTTTCCCTTGTTGACTTTCTCCTGTATGGTTTTCACTTCCAGGTCTGTCAAGTGGGTGATTGTATATTCATACTCCCGGTCCGTCAGCGTATCCCCGTCCACGATGCTGGTTCTAAAATACGCTTCTTTCTCATCGTTCTTGTCATCACCTGCATTTTTGTCTTTCTTAGGTTTGTCTCCCTGGTTGCTTCCCCGGTTATCCTCATTATTTCCCTCGTCGCCTTCCCGGCCGCCAGAGCCGTCCTGGGAAGTATCTCCCGTATTGTTCTCTGACTTGGAATTTTCCTGATCTTTATTGTCTTTGTTCTCTTCCTCTGACTCCTGCTGATCCTCTTTGTTTTCTTCCGCCCGATCGTTGGCTCCGGCGAAGGATTCCGCCACAGTCTCCTTCAGCCCGTCCAATTCCACCAGAGAACGGTCATCAGAAATTCCGTCGATGGGATTGTCCATGTCGGCGGCTGCCTGTGTCCTCAAGGTTCCAAAAATCGTGCTACAAAACAAAACCACAACGAGCAGTCCGAGGACTGCCGCTGTGATTTCGCGATGTTTTTTTGTAAATAACTGAATTTTCCGCAATAATTCATTCATATGCTTTCACTCATCCGTTACTTTGTAATTTTAAGGCTTCTCGCTTTCGTATAGGAACCAAAAGTATTCTTTCCATTGACTTTGGACATCGCGCGCACCTTGATATAGTAGGTCTTCCCTTTTTGTAGACCGGTGATCGTCTTATTCAAAGCCGTCGTGTTCACGATCTTCTTACCTTCATTAAATTTCAGGTTCGTGGCTATGACAATCTGGTATCCATAGGCGCCTTCCGCCTTTTCGCTCAGGCTGACCGTCATCGCTTTGCTGGAACTATTGGTAATCTTGCTGACCACAGGCGTGGCCGGTATCGTCAAAGCCACCTTCTTCACTGAACTGTAAGAACCATATACTTTGTTTCCGTTGACATCTTTCGTGTAAGCCCTTTCCTTCACATAGTACGTCTTGCCAGTGGTAAGACCAGTGATAGTCTTTGCCGAGTATGCTGTATATACGCTCACCGGATTGCTCATACTGCTGCTCGTGGAGTAGACAATCTGATAGCCGTCTGCACCGGATATCTTCGAGGTGAGCGTCACCTTCATGCTTCCATTGGCCGTGTTGGTGATACTCTTAATGGTTGGTTTTCCCGGTGCCGCTGTGAGCTTAATGCTGCGCATAGTGGTGTAGGAGCCGAAGGTGTTCTTTCCGTTGACCTTGGACATCGCACGCACCTTGATATAGTAAGTCTTGCCGGCCTGAAGACCAGTGATAGATTTCGTCGTCGCCGTAGTATTTACCGTCTTCTTTCCAGTAGTAAATTTTGTATTTGTGGCAACCACGATCTGATAACCATATGCCCCTTCCGCTTTCTCTTTCAGGCTGACTGTCAGCGATTTGTTGTCCTTCGTGGTGATCTGGCTAATCACCGGCTTCGCCGGAATTGTCAGAGTAACTTTCTTTGCCGTACTGTATGAGCCGTAGATCTTATCCCCTGTGGAATCCTCCGTATATGCACGCACCTTCACATAGTAAGTCTCCCCTGTGGTGAGACCGGTAATAGTCTTATAAGAATAAGCGGTGTGAATGCTCACTGCGTCAGACATACTGCTGTTGGTGGAATAGACTACCTCGTAGCCATCCGCACCGGTGACTTTCTTACTCAACGTCTGCTTCATCGTGCCGTTGGCCGTATTCTCCAAACTCTTGATGGTCGGTCTTCCCGGCGCCGTCACCTTCGTCCATTTTGCATAGAGCGTGTAATCCTTCGCGCTGCCTTTCTGAATCTTTGTGATTCTATTCTTGTATTTCGCGTCTGTGTACCAGCCGTCAAATTTGTAACCTGCCCTCGTGGGGTCTTTCAAGGTAACGGTCCACGGGCCTGTATAACCGGGGGTATTCTCGCTGTTGTTGGTGCCGCCGTTCAGCACATAATCGATGGCATAGGGATATACTTTCACTTCGCAGCTCTCACTGAACGTCCCCACTGTAGCTGTGATCGTAGCATCTCCGCCACCCACTGCAGACACCTTGCCATTGTCAACCGTTGCCACTTTCTTGTCGCTGGTACTCCACACAACTTCTGGATACTCTGAAGAATCTTCTGGCAGATACCCCACCTTCAGATAACTGTACTGTCCTTTTGCGAGGCTAATGGAAGTCTCACTGAGCGTGATTCCCTCTAGAGGAGTCTTCACATGTACCTGGCAGATCGCCGAAAGTTTTCCCACCTTCGCAAGCACTGCCGCCTCTCCATTTCCTACCGCTGTCACCACACCATTTTCCACAGTAACAATATCTGGATTGCTGGTACTCCAGGTCACCGTCTTATCACTGATGGTGTCTTCCGGGTCATAGTTGACTGTGAGACTGTGATTCTCCCCTGGCTTCAATGTGATAGATATCTCGCTCAAAGTGATTTTTTTCAATACCAAGCTGTACAGCCGGTCATACTCGGTACGGGCATCCTTCAGAATTTGAAGTGTCTCAGCTGAGACATACTTCTTCTGTTCCTCTGTCAACGCCTCATAGGCTTTTTCTGCTTTCAGGATTGCGCTCTCACTTTTTAGTGTCACTTCACCGATTGCCAGGATTTTCTCTGTCACCTTCTCCGCTCTCTGATAATCATATTTTATGACTGCAAGTGCATTTTCCGCATCTACCAGAACCTGGTAATTCTCTAC
Proteins encoded in this window:
- a CDS encoding prenyltransferase/squalene oxidase repeat-containing protein is translated as MTVMSKWKKIGAFLLVLCLIAGLWTPVPIKAEGHTDYTPEELLEDIEGILLWEKSEEHLSAEDNLLDAVFLQGVGNSSIDWLVFGMGRSGYPDDYSGFRAVAEEKISSEYQKTGGLDREKATEWHRMALAILAAGGDPTAVGADQDGNPINLVVDGVYDMQEGMSPGKQGINGWIFGLLTLDSLRYQVPEGAAETRESILISILEKQLADGGFSLNASTEEDMSDVDLTAMAIQALAPYYNSEQTYTYERMGRKVTQTVRQSVDEALKCLSDRQLDSGGFISMGFENSESCSQVITALCSLGIDPGKDERFIKDGHTVLDALMSYQQKDGGFLHSREYDEENPEADPDASNLLASGQACYALTALCRYYGGLRTLYDFREEPSQEVKEQITQARAAIQGLGDSAETSALQAAYEAYLAVPVEERSYVYEYADLAEQMKEAGLANDSEYLAASMEQNTKGNGTITSLFGKEIDMSADIEFSQEDAEAVKKLPETVTTENYVEVVKLLDKLNKSENQEDYEKERGILQKKKEEILKIQEEIADINNTVLEKLYPLEDISREDKKTVEDLQKRIAALSEYDRQEILQYEDIREASVRIKNQETALMVSIVVGVLIVLILLVVFLRMRKRRAKRLEQRRAVRYDAEDDEDDDEDDEEE
- a CDS encoding DUF4430 domain-containing protein, whose amino-acid sequence is MNELLRKIQLFTKKHREITAAVLGLLVVVLFCSTIFGTLRTQAAADMDNPIDGISDDRSLVELDGLKETVAESFAGANDRAEENKEDQQESEEENKDNKDQENSKSENNTGDTSQDGSGGREGDEGNNEDNRGSNQGDKPKKDKNAGDDKNDEKEAYFRTSIVDGDTLTDREYEYTITHLTDLEVKTIQEKVNKGKFTQFDGKLNLDTGENTVVIKVTYIGKDGKSFDVQKSYTLYVNVTDVIIKSNLVQVEGTTVTEKVLNFEAKAECAGEDVELQVTLENKSGSQKVSYEPDGQYSVTLAEGKNTIHLHAEKGSRKADDSYALTYQIPIEKQFKVETNLAERNNQTVKSRAFEFDAYGFQGSTQVEVTVTWNGTEIEPTEPNQYAVILEDGANTFTITPHNGEERGDTQEYTITFQKKSDGDGGDDPDNPDRPIVSCPELESYHNGTVNNSPLSFTVYAQNCRGEDLPASQIRAVCNGVECDVLWPNDGEVSFSADLREGANTIYVEVDDGDGNVFKQNYSITYTPPEEEVTGTITLSVEATTIGIGYLVAPTQVEITRDQRLSEVLLEVLDANNYAPEYTGDVESDFYLAHIMDKDGRDFVLNPVVPEDLEAHLLEINEQSAEDVYPMRWYTNSLGEFDFCVGSGWMYSVDGVYPNYSMADCILQDGNEIRIRFTLYYGADIGGAGALGNGTNEDEAIGNWEREW